Genomic segment of uncultured Desulfobacter sp.:
TTTGGCAATGGGCGCAATGCATCGAGCATCAAAGAAATCAGCCGAAAAAGCAGCTGTCTTGGATCTATCTATTCCTGTATGGAAAGATGGTAAAATTATTTTTGTTAAAGCCAAAGATAAACTTCAAAAATTGCGAATGGCATAGTGACTGGAAATCGATAAAATTTATAAAGCCAGGTATTGGCATTAGAGCTACAAAATTTCCGGTCCCCCTCCGGTCCTTTGAATCGTCTGGAACAGTCTGTCCGAAAGATTATATTGAGTTTGATACCATGGGTATTGTCCTGAAAATTAATCTGCTCTGGAAAAGCCTTATTACCAATAGAACTTTTTGAATTTTACAGATTTTCATTGATTTGATTTTCAAGGGAAATATGTTGAATGGTCGGCTCTCTTTTATGTTCGTATAAACATGGGCTGAACCTCAGGATAGATCCGCCAATCATATAGTTTTTATAGAAAAAAACAATATTAATCCTTGACTTGAAAACCGTTTTTCTTTATATTCCGTTTCGTTGTTGCGGGGTGGAGCAGTCTGGTAGCTCGTCGGGCTCATAACCCGAAGGTCATTGGTTCAAATCCTTTCCCCGCTACCAAGTAAATAAAGGCTCCCAGCGGTTTCGCTGGGAGCCTTTGTAGTTTGTAGTCACTCCGTGTAGTCAGATCCCTTGCATCCCACCAGGGATAAAATTCTCTTTCAGATTGGCACTTCAGTTACTATCTGATACTGAATACATAATTAATTTTCAAAATAGAGCAACTATGAAATCTATTCTGTCATTTTTACTTTTTATACTGCTGTCCGGTTGCGCCGTTGTATACGTATCTCCTGTAGACAGCACTTTGGATATAAAACATGTCTGTGTTGATGGAACTGTTCAGTATGGTGCCTTGGGGCTTGTGAATATGCAGGTGGGCAGAACACGCGCAGGGGGAGGGGCTGACAGACCGAAATGTTGATCAGAGTATCTGGGAAACCTCCAACGGCCGGTTGCAGATTCAGTGGCAGGATGGAGATACGACTGATGCGCTGTACAGTTTTTATGACAACCAGCTGGTTTTCCGTAATCCGCAGACTAAGAAGCTGATCAATTATGACCCGCGTGTACGCTGATAAATTAACATTTACATCCAGTGGTAAGTGAATCAAGAACACCCTGTAATGGAAATCAGCATTTCTGTTACAGGGTGTTTACAACATTCTACTTTATTTAAACCGTTTTTCCGCCATCAACGGTAATGACCTGGTCAAGTAAAAGTGGACACTTTGTTAAGCGGCTTTTTCTAAAAACCACAGTTTTTCAAATTCTTTTGGACTGATATACCCCAAATAGGAATGACGTCTGTTGCAATTGTAAAACATTTCGATGTAATCAATGATGTCTCTCCGGGCTTCTTCTCGGGTCATGTAGTTTGTAAAAAAGACCCTCTCAGTCTTCAAACTACCGAAAAAGCTCTCTGCCACGGCATTGTCCCAGCAATTCCCTTTCTGGCTCATGCTGCTAACCATCCCAAGGGTATTCAACATTTTCTGGAAGTTTTTACTGCAATACTGACTTCCCCTGTCTGAATGAAATAGCAGGCCAGGGGCAGGCATTCGACGCCTGATTGCCATGTGCAGGGCATCCATGATCAACTTTGTGGTCATTCGATTACTCAGGGACCAGCCGACAACCCGGCGTGAAAAAAGGTCTATAACGACGGCCAAATACAACCACCCTTCGTGGGTCCAAATGTATGTAATGTCAGAGACATAAACCTTGTCCGCTTCGACAACTTCAAACTGTCTGTTCAGTAAATTCGATGCAACTGGCAAATTGTGTTTGCTGTCTGTCGTCGCTTTAAATTTCTTTTTCTGCTTGGCGGCAACACCGGCCATTTTCATCAATGACCCAGCTTTGTACCGCCCGCAAGGACTGCCGGATGCTTTTATCTCTTCTGCAATCCGGCGGGCGCCATAGGTACCCCTTGATGCTTGATGAGCCGCTTTAACAATAGGAATTAGTCTCTCTACTTCCCTCTGCCTCAATGATTTTTTACATTTACGCCAGGCATAATATCCACTCCGGGATATGAGCATGACAATACATATCAGAGCTACTGGGTAAGCCTTCCTCTCAGCATCAACGAATTGATACTTCAGCTCATTTCTTTCGCGAAGAAGGCTGCTGCCTTTTTTAAGATTTCACGTTCCATCTTCAAACGGTTGTTTTCTTTTCGAAGACGGCTCAACTCTGCCTTCATTGCCACACTTCCTTGTAAACCAGTGGCACTCTCTCCACTACCTTCAATCTCACGTTTCCAGCGACCCAGCATGGTTGGATTGACTCCGAGATTTCGGGCTGCCTCGGTAATCTGATATCCCTGTTCGGTTATCAGTTTAACTGCTTCTTCTTTGAATTCAGGTGCATACTTCTTTCTGTCTTTCTTCATTTGACACCTCCGTGTGGATTATTAACCCACTCTTAGAGAAGTGTCCACAATTACCCTACCACCTCACTTTTTGTTGGGGCCATCAATCTGGGCTGTTTATATGTCATACATTTTATTGTTGCCGATGTCTGGGGTAAATGTCTGTTCGTCTTTTATGTTTGCCTGATTCTCCATTTTTATAGATGTCCGGATGCTCTCTTTCCCGTAACCGGCTCGAACGTTTTGAAAAATACCGGCCTGAAAATCATGATATTTCAATATTAAATTATGGATCAATGTTATAGACTATGGGGTAGTCGGGGGGGCTGGGTGTTGACTGTCCGGGGCCATTTAGCGGCTGTAATGTTAAAAACAATTCGTCGGGGAAAATTATGAAGGATGACGCGCGTAAAAAGTATCGATACTTTCTTAAAGATAGTATCCGTAAAACAATTTCTTTTCAGTTGACGGATCAAAATCAGGGTGTTCCGGTGCCGCCCATTGAAAAGCCATGCCCTGGGGACGCAATCCTAATAGATCTTCCAGGGCCGGATGAATGGAACGGTATTCCCAAGGCAGATCTCACGCACGCTATCGGCAACAGAAAAAGTCACCGGGTGTATCTGAATCAAAGCCTTTCCAAGGAAGAAGTGGCATATCTTCTGTGGTGTACCCAGGGGGTCAGGGGTAAACGATTCCAGGGCCATGCATACCGAACCGTCCCTTCTGCAGGATGCCGCCATGCATTTGAAACCTATCTGGCCGTTTTTAATGTGGACGATATTGAACCTGGCGTTTACCGATATTTACCCCTTTCCCATCAACTGGTCTTTGAATTTGAGGATGGAATGCTGTCGGAAAAGATGATTATTGCTTCACTTAACCAGCCTTACCCGGGCAAATCCGCCGTCACGTTCATCTGGTCTGCCGTGCCGTATAGAATGGAGTGGCGGTATGGGTTGGCAGCCCATAAGGTCATTGCGCTGGATGCCGGTCATGTCTGCCAGAATTTATATCTTGCCTGTGAAGCGATTGGTGCCGGCACCTGCGCCATCGCGGCCTATGATCAGGAAGAATTGGATGAACTGCTGGGTCTTGACGGCGAAGAGGAATTTTCAATATACCTTGCCCCTGTGGGGAAGGTGAACGGTAAGAAGAAAAAGTAACAAATTAAGGTCGACGCATGTCCTCTGCCATTAAACGTGCGCCCCAAGATGTATATTGAAATGAAATATGTATCTTGGGGCGCACGGGAATCTATTTTCTGTTTTGGCTGAAGAGCTATTTGGTATTAATCATTTTTTTTACGGCATCAAGGGCCTTGATACGGGTCTCTTCTTCAACCGTTACTCTGCCGGACATGGTTTCAAGGCAGTCCAGAATATCCTGCAATTGCGTTTTTTTCATGTCTGCACAGAGCAGTTGCTCCGATGCCGGGAAAAAGGTTTTTGCCGGGTATGCCTTTGAAATGGGGTGGAGCAGGCCTGTTTCCGTCCCTATAATGAACTGGTCGGCCGAACTTTCCCCGACAAACCGGATCATTCCCGACGTGGACTGGATGCTGTCGGCAAGTTCAAGTACCTCCGGGGTGCACTCCGGGTGGGCGACAAACAGGGCGTCGGGGTGGGCGGTTTTTGCCGCTTTGACCGCTTCGGCACTTAAATCGTTGTGAAAGGGACAGTAACCGTCCCAGAAATGAACCTTTTTATCGGTATGAGCCGCCGCATATCGGGCCAGGTTTCGGTCCGGCGTCATGAGTACTTCATCTGCCCCCAATGAATTGACTACTTTGACCACGTTGGCTGAGGTGCAGCAAATATCAGAGACTGCCTTTACGGCGGCGGATGAGTTGACGTAGGTAATCACAGGGATGCCGCCAAGCTCTTCTTTACGTTTGACAAGGGCCTTGGGGGTAACCATGTCTGCCATGGGGCACCCGGCCTCTGGATTGGGCATGAGCACGATTTTATCCGGACACAGAATGGCTGCCGTTTCAGCCATAAAGCGTACCCCGCAGCAGACAATAATGTCCGCATCCGTGGCAGCCGCCTTGATGCTCATTTCAAGGGAATCACCGCACAGATCCGCGACATCCTGGATCGGGGCGGATTGGTAATTGTGGGCCAGGATGATAGCCTTTTTGTTCTTGGCCAGATCCCGGATCTTCTGGTGGAGTGTGGAATTTGTAGTCGTCATTGCTCTATTTCTATAATTTCAGTCCCTGGTGGGGGGGTAAATTCAAATATCTGTTCGTCTATTGCACTGAACTGGATATTGGTGAATATAAATTTAGTGGTATCTCCGTAAATATTTTCGGTTTCCACGACGGGAATTTCATATCCCGGAAGATCCACAGTAATACGTATTTTTGCAAGTTCAGGCGTTTGTTTTTTAGGCGTCAGTATCAGTTGTGCAAAATTGTCTCCCGATTCGCCAGGCTCAACGGTAAACTCTTCTCTGATTTTGCGAATATCAGCCAGAAATGCGCCTCCGGAACCGGATTGGAAGAACGGGGCGGCATTGCCTGTCATCACCTGGTTCTCTTCGGGGCGGTAGATCCACAGTTCTTTTCCGTTGGTGATGATTTCATGGTTGTCTGAACTTTCATATGCCCATTTCATTTTTCCCGGGTGACTGAACCAGGCCTTTCCTTTGGCCGTTTCAGTCACGTCCAGAGCAGTCAGGTGCGAGGCCTGTTCAAAATCTGCACTGAAGCTTTTGTTGGCGTACTTTGCTTCAATGCCCGATACGATTTGGGCGGTTTTATTCTCAAGGGACTGGGCGGCGTAGCAAGGCAAGGTTGTCAGCAATATGGAAATCAGGATCATTACCCATGTATGAAAATGTTGTTTGACCGACGTCATTTTATTTCCCTCTTATATATAATATATTGCAATGGCGGTTATTTGAGCAGAATTTCCATGGCCTTGCGTTTGTCTTCGGCATAAATTCTTCGCAGTTTGGGTTTCTCGATTTTTCCGGTGGGATTTCTGGGGACATCACCGAAAAATATTTTTTTCAGTTGTTTGTACCTGGGGAGTTTGCTCTGGAAATCAAGAATATCCTGTTCGCACATCATGGTATTGGGTTTGAGGCTTATAATGCCGGCAGGGATCTCCCCTAAACGTTCGTCGGGCACACCAATCACCGCAATGTCCCGTATCTTTTCATGCTTGAGAAAGAAATTTTCAATCTCCACAGGAAAAATGTTTTCACCACCGTAGATGATCACATCTTTTTTACGGTCCACAAGCCAGATAAATCCGTCCTTGTCATACCTGGCCATGTCTCCGGTGTACAACCATCCGTTTTTGATGGTTTT
This window contains:
- the nadA gene encoding quinolinate synthase NadA; translation: MTTTNSTLHQKIRDLAKNKKAIILAHNYQSAPIQDVADLCGDSLEMSIKAAATDADIIVCCGVRFMAETAAILCPDKIVLMPNPEAGCPMADMVTPKALVKRKEELGGIPVITYVNSSAAVKAVSDICCTSANVVKVVNSLGADEVLMTPDRNLARYAAAHTDKKVHFWDGYCPFHNDLSAEAVKAAKTAHPDALFVAHPECTPEVLELADSIQSTSGMIRFVGESSADQFIIGTETGLLHPISKAYPAKTFFPASEQLLCADMKKTQLQDILDCLETMSGRVTVEEETRIKALDAVKKMINTK
- a CDS encoding SagB/ThcOx family dehydrogenase produces the protein MKDDARKKYRYFLKDSIRKTISFQLTDQNQGVPVPPIEKPCPGDAILIDLPGPDEWNGIPKADLTHAIGNRKSHRVYLNQSLSKEEVAYLLWCTQGVRGKRFQGHAYRTVPSAGCRHAFETYLAVFNVDDIEPGVYRYLPLSHQLVFEFEDGMLSEKMIIASLNQPYPGKSAVTFIWSAVPYRMEWRYGLAAHKVIALDAGHVCQNLYLACEAIGAGTCAIAAYDQEELDELLGLDGEEEFSIYLAPVGKVNGKKKK
- a CDS encoding outer membrane lipoprotein carrier protein LolA; its protein translation is MTSVKQHFHTWVMILISILLTTLPCYAAQSLENKTAQIVSGIEAKYANKSFSADFEQASHLTALDVTETAKGKAWFSHPGKMKWAYESSDNHEIITNGKELWIYRPEENQVMTGNAAPFFQSGSGGAFLADIRKIREEFTVEPGESGDNFAQLILTPKKQTPELAKIRITVDLPGYEIPVVETENIYGDTTKFIFTNIQFSAIDEQIFEFTPPPGTEIIEIEQ
- a CDS encoding IS3 family transposase (programmed frameshift), which codes for MKKDRKKYAPEFKEEAVKLITEQGYQITEAARNLGVNPTMLGRWKREIEGSGESATGLQGSVAMKAELSRLRKENNRLKMEREILKKAGSLLRERNELKYQFVDAERKAYPVALICIVMLISRSGYYAWRKCKKSLRQREVERLIPIVKAAHQASRGTYGARRIAEEIKASGSPCGRYKAGSLMKMAGVAAKQKKKFKATTDSKHNLPVASNLLNRQFEVVEADKVYVSDITYIWTHEGWLYLAVVIDLFSRRVVGWSLSNRMTTKLIMDALHMAIRRRMPAPGLLFHSDRGSQYCSKNFQKMLNTLGMVSSMSQKGNCWDNAVAESFFGSLKTERVFFTNYMTREEARRDIIDYIEMFYNCNRRHSYLGYISPKEFEKLWFLEKAA